The sequence ACTATCCCTTTTACAAAGCCTTCAATAATCAATTCGCCTTTATCCAGATTTAGATGCTTCATATACATTTCCTCTCCCTTTATGGAAAGCTTCCCCATTTCGGTGTCAAGGTCAATCTCCTTTTCGTCAAATTTTTCCACATTCGTAATGCCATTTAATTCAAGGGATTTTCTATCATTAAGTAAAAGCCTGTGCCCACCATCCTTTTTTTCCCCAACCAATTCAGCCTTCCCCCTTTTTAAAAAAAATCCTTCCCCCATTCCAAATTATGCTTAAAAAATCTTTTTATGATAAATTTCCACTTCCATATATAAATCTTATCTCCATAATTTTACAATATCTATATCTTTGAAAAAGAATTTAACTATCTCTTCAGGGGTTTTGCCCTGTTTGGCCATAGCATTTGCACCCCATTGGGACATCCCCACTCCGTGACCATAGCCCTTTCCTTTTATTACTACCTTATCACCATCGATTTTCAAATCTGTTAAAAGGGTTGATTTCATCCTAGTGCTTCCAAGGGCAATCCTGAAATCGGGTCCCGAAAACTCCTGACCGTTTACTCTTAATCTTACCGCCCTCCCTGATGGGCCCTTATCAACTATTGTTATGCTTTCTACCGGCCCTACATCCCTCCCGAGCTTATCCTTTAACAGGGCCCTCACCTCATCTCTGGTAAACACTGCCGACCATGCTCTGTCTTCTGCCGGGCCGGCATCTATATCAGGAGATTTCACACTCTTGATATAGGGCGGTTCTTGGCCTTTATAAGCCAGCCCTTCCTTGGCCATTGCCGTTGTTCCCCCTGAATGGGCGTGAAACCAGGCCTTGATATATTTACCGTTATACACGGCTACTTTTCCTCGTGTCATGTTCACTGCCTTTTTTATCCTGTCATTTACACCCTGTGCATTCCATGCCTGGGCTTCTTCGATATCCGTTGATATATCGGCATTCCCGTATTTTGAACCTCCTTTACTGCTTATGAATTCAAGGACATAAGTGCGGGCTATTATGGCCTGGGCTGCCAGTGCTTCCAGTGGCCAGTCATTTTTCATCTCCCCGGCCACAACTCCGGCCACATAGTCCTCCAGATTCATTTTTTGAGTGCGCTTCTCATCTGCAATATAGACCGTAAGCTGGGGTTCCCTATAGGCTCCTCTGCTTATTCTCTCAGGGATTGATGGTTTTTCAGATACCGGTTTTCTAAAAGGTCCTCTAATACATCCGTTGAAAGAAAGCAGGATAAGGGAGATCAAAACCGATAATGTTATAATTCTAAGATATTTTCTCATAGATAATTCCTCCTTTTCGTATTATAGCGTTATATTGTAATCCTTTCCAAATCTTTACCGCTTACTGGAATGAATTTTCTAATGTTAGTATTGGCTTTATAATAGAAAATTATGAACAAGATCTTAGATAAAAATCTTAACCGGAAATTATATTTTATCCCAATTTTAGATTGTAGTTCCCTATGTGTTCATAAAAAAATCAGGTTCATATAATGAAAAAATCAGGTTCATATGAACCTGATTTTTTTTGTTTGTTTTTAGTAGTTGACCTTATCTTTTAAGGCCTTTCCTGCTTTAAATGCAGGAACACTTGCGGCAGGAATGTCGATTTCATCACCAGTTTGCGGGTTCCTGCCCTTTCTTGCGCTCCTCTCCCTT is a genomic window of Koleobacter methoxysyntrophicus containing:
- the yabP gene encoding sporulation protein YabP, whose product is MVGEKKDGGHRLLLNDRKSLELNGITNVEKFDEKEIDLDTEMGKLSIKGEEMYMKHLNLDKGELIIEGFVKGIVYSEHGDIKKKEKGFFRRLFK
- a CDS encoding SpoIID/LytB domain-containing protein codes for the protein MRKYLRIITLSVLISLILLSFNGCIRGPFRKPVSEKPSIPERISRGAYREPQLTVYIADEKRTQKMNLEDYVAGVVAGEMKNDWPLEALAAQAIIARTYVLEFISSKGGSKYGNADISTDIEEAQAWNAQGVNDRIKKAVNMTRGKVAVYNGKYIKAWFHAHSGGTTAMAKEGLAYKGQEPPYIKSVKSPDIDAGPAEDRAWSAVFTRDEVRALLKDKLGRDVGPVESITIVDKGPSGRAVRLRVNGQEFSGPDFRIALGSTRMKSTLLTDLKIDGDKVVIKGKGYGHGVGMSQWGANAMAKQGKTPEEIVKFFFKDIDIVKLWR